A genomic segment from Triticum dicoccoides isolate Atlit2015 ecotype Zavitan chromosome 1A, WEW_v2.0, whole genome shotgun sequence encodes:
- the LOC119279883 gene encoding histone H3.2-like, with protein sequence MARTKQTARKSTGGKAPRKQLATKAARKSAPATGGVKKPHRFRPGTVALREIRKYQKSTELLIRKLPFQRLVREIAQDFKTDLRFQSSAVSALQEAAEAYLVGLFEDTNLCAIHAKSAAMSGRGKGGKGLGKGGAKRHRKVLRDNIQGITKPAIRRLARRGGVKRISGLIYEETRGVLKIFLENVIRDAVTYTEHARRKTVTAMDVVYALKRQGRTLYGFGG encoded by the exons ATGGCCCGCACCAAGCAGACGGCGAGGAAGTCCACCGGCGGCAAGGCGCCGCGGAAGCAGCTGGCGACCAAGGCCGCCCGCAAGTCCGCCCCGGCCACCGGCGGCGTCAAGAAGCCCCACCGCTTCCGCCCCGGCACCGTCGCGCTCCGCGAGATCCGCAAGTACCAGAAGAGCACGGAGCTGCTCATCCGCAAGCTCCCCTTCCAGCGCCTCGTCCGCGAGATCGCCCAGGACTTCAAGACCGACCTCCGCTTCCAGTCCTCCGCCGTCTCCGCCCTGCAGGAGGCCGCCGAGGCCTACCTCGTCGGCCTCTTCGAGGACACCAACCTCTGCGCCATCCACGCCAA ATCGGCAGCCATGTCCGGGCGTGGCAAGGGAGGCAAGGGGCTCGGCAAGGGCGGCGCCAAGCGCCACAGGAAGGTTCTGCGCGACAACATCCagggcatcaccaagccggcgatcCGGCGGCTGGCGCGGAGGGGCGGCGTGAAGCGCATCTCGGGgctcatctacgaggagacccgcggcgtgctcaagatcttcctcgagaacgTCATCCGCGACGCCGTCACCTACACCGAGCACGCCCGCCGCAAGACCGTCACCGCCATGGACGTCGTCTACGCGCTCAAGCGCCAGGGGCGCACCCTCTACGGCTTCGGCGGCTAG
- the LOC119279894 gene encoding pheophytinase, chloroplastic-like, which produces MAALAHHHRVLSFTSFATPRTHLPCASSSSPPTHARLRGARVLRHASGDSSSAALATSSSLEELSRSCTTWSWRGMRVNYLVRGEGPPVLLVHGFGASVAHWRRNIGVLSESNTVYAIDLLGFGASDKPAGFSYTMETWAELILEFLDEVVKRPTVLVGNSVGSLACVIAASDSTRDLVRGLVLLNCSGGMNNKAIVDDWRIKLLLPLLWLIDFLLKQKSIASALFGRVKERENLKNILMSVYGNKEAVDDELVEIIRGPADTEGALDAFVSTVTGPPGPSPIALMPTIKIPVLVLWGDEDPFTPIDGPVGKYFSGLPSELSNVRLYMLAGVGHCPHDDRPDLVHEKLLPWLASLPSAAEPEVAVA; this is translated from the exons ATGGCCGCACTCGCCCACCACCACCGTGTCCTTTCCTTCACCTCCTTCGCAACTCCAAGAACTCACCTACCCTGcgcgtcctcctcgtcgcctcccACGCATGCCCGCCTCAGAGGCGCCCGTGTTCTCCGGCACGCCTCCGGCGACAGCAGTAGCGCGGCCCTCGCCACCAGCTCGTCGCTGGAGGAGCTGTCCCGGAGCTGCACCACCTGGTCATGGCGAGGGATGCGCGTGAACTACCTGGTCAGGGGGGAGGGCCCGCCCGTGCTGCTCGTCCACGGCTTCGGCGCCTCCGTCGCGCACTGGCGCAG GAACATTGGCGTGTTATCTGAATCCAACACCGTCTATGCCATCGATTTGCTCGGGTTCGGGGCGTCAGACAAGCCTGCTGGATTCTCTTACACCATGGAAACATGGGCCGAG TTGATCCTGGAGTTCTTGGACGAGGTCGTCAAGAGGCCCACCGTGCTTGTTGGCAACTCTGTGGGCAGCCTTGCTTGTGTCATTGCCGCCTCAG ATTCTACCAGGGACCTTGTCCGGGGACTCGTGCTGCTGAACTGCTCAGGTGGGATGAACAACAAGGCGATCGTCGATGACTGGAGGATCAAGCTGCTCTTACCTCTGCTCTGGCTAATCGACTTTCTGCTCAAACAAAAGAGTATCGCATCGGCGCTCTTCGGCCGCGTTAAAGAAAG GGAGAATCTGAAGAATATCTTGATGTCTGTCTACGGAAACAAAGAGGCCGTGGATGATGAACTGGTCGAG ATCATAAGGGGGCCGGCTGACACCGAAGGTGCTCTCGACGCGTTCGTGTCGACGGTGACGGGCCCGCCGGGGCCTAGCCCGATAGCCCTGATGCCGACGATCAAGATTCCGGTCTTGGTTCTGTGGGGAGATGAGGACCCCTTCACCCCGATCGACGGGCCCGTGGGGAAGTACTTCTCCGGCCTCCCGTCCGAGCTTTCCAACGTGAGACTCTACATGCTGGCGGGGGTTGGCCACTGTCCGCACGACGATCGGCCGGACCTCGTGCACGAGAAGCTGCTGCCATGGCTGGCCAGCCTCCCGTCTGCGGCAGAGCCTGAGGTGGCGGTAGCTTAA